Proteins encoded by one window of Glycine soja cultivar W05 chromosome 15, ASM419377v2, whole genome shotgun sequence:
- the LOC114385646 gene encoding calcineurin subunit B-like isoform X1, whose protein sequence is MGTASSILTQYDIEEVQEHCNNLFSQQEIVSLYQRFCQLDRNAKGFISADEFLSVPEFAMNPLSQRLLKMVDGLNFKDFVAFLSAFSAKASAQQKIELIFKVYDSDRNGKVSFKDMLEVLKDLSGPFMSDEQREEVLSQVLREAGYTKDSYLTLDDFIKEGLWEMVLTSGWSKKVGGKKSHIKGFLLL, encoded by the exons ATGGGGACTGCATCATCTATTCTAACTCAATACGACATCGAGGAAGTTCAGGAACACTGCAATAATTTAT TTTCCCAGCAGGAAATTGTGTCCTTATATCAAAGGTTTTGTCAACTTGACCGCAACGCCAAGGGATTTATTTCCGCAGATGAGTTCTTGTCCGTTCCCGAATTTGCCATGAATCCACTTTCTCAG AGGCTGCTCAAGATGGTCGACGGTTTGAATTTTAAAGACTTTGTGGCCTTCTTATCTGCATTCAGTGCCAAAGCGAGCGCACAACAAAAAATAGAGC TTATTTTCAAAGTATATGATTCAGACCGCAATGGAAAGGTGTCTTTCAAAGATATGCTGGAAGTGCTAAAAGATTTGTCGGGTCCATTCATGTCTGATGAACAGAGAGAG GAAGTTCTCAGCCAAGTTCTAAGAGAAGCGGGATACACAAAAGACTCCTACTTGACATTGGATGACTTCATTAAG GAGGGCTTATGGGAAATGGTTCTTACTAGTGGATGGAGCAAAAAAGTTGGGGGAAAAAAGTCTCACATTAAGGGATTTTTACTACTGTGA
- the LOC114385646 gene encoding calcineurin subunit B-like isoform X3, whose amino-acid sequence MNPLSQRLLKMVDGLNFKDFVAFLSAFSAKASAQQKIELIFKVYDSDRNGKVSFKDMLEVLKDLSGPFMSDEQREEVLSQVLREAGYTKDSYLTLDDFIKVLGQSDLKMDVEVPVD is encoded by the exons ATGAATCCACTTTCTCAG AGGCTGCTCAAGATGGTCGACGGTTTGAATTTTAAAGACTTTGTGGCCTTCTTATCTGCATTCAGTGCCAAAGCGAGCGCACAACAAAAAATAGAGC TTATTTTCAAAGTATATGATTCAGACCGCAATGGAAAGGTGTCTTTCAAAGATATGCTGGAAGTGCTAAAAGATTTGTCGGGTCCATTCATGTCTGATGAACAGAGAGAG GAAGTTCTCAGCCAAGTTCTAAGAGAAGCGGGATACACAAAAGACTCCTACTTGACATTGGATGACTTCATTAAG GTTCTTGGTCAATCTGACCTAAAAATGGATGTTGAAGTCCCTGTTGATTGA
- the LOC114385646 gene encoding calcineurin subunit B-like isoform X2, with protein sequence MGTASSILTQYDIEEVQEHCNNLFSQQEIVSLYQRFCQLDRNAKGFISADEFLSVPEFAMNPLSQRLLKMVDGLNFKDFVAFLSAFSAKASAQQKIELIFKVYDSDRNGKVSFKDMLEVLKDLSGPFMSDEQREEVLSQVLREAGYTKDSYLTLDDFIKVLGQSDLKMDVEVPVD encoded by the exons ATGGGGACTGCATCATCTATTCTAACTCAATACGACATCGAGGAAGTTCAGGAACACTGCAATAATTTAT TTTCCCAGCAGGAAATTGTGTCCTTATATCAAAGGTTTTGTCAACTTGACCGCAACGCCAAGGGATTTATTTCCGCAGATGAGTTCTTGTCCGTTCCCGAATTTGCCATGAATCCACTTTCTCAG AGGCTGCTCAAGATGGTCGACGGTTTGAATTTTAAAGACTTTGTGGCCTTCTTATCTGCATTCAGTGCCAAAGCGAGCGCACAACAAAAAATAGAGC TTATTTTCAAAGTATATGATTCAGACCGCAATGGAAAGGTGTCTTTCAAAGATATGCTGGAAGTGCTAAAAGATTTGTCGGGTCCATTCATGTCTGATGAACAGAGAGAG GAAGTTCTCAGCCAAGTTCTAAGAGAAGCGGGATACACAAAAGACTCCTACTTGACATTGGATGACTTCATTAAG GTTCTTGGTCAATCTGACCTAAAAATGGATGTTGAAGTCCCTGTTGATTGA
- the LOC114388165 gene encoding topless-related protein 1-like — translation MSSLSRELVFLILQFLDEEKFKETVHKLEQESGFFFNMKYFEDEVHNGNWDEVERYLSGFTKVDDNRYSMKIFFEVMKQKYLEALDKHDRSKAVEILVKDLKVFATFNDELFKEITQLLTLENFRENEQLSKYCDTKSARAIMLVELKKLIEANPLFHDKLQFPNLKSSRLRTLINQSLNWQHQLCKNPRPNPDIKTLFVDHSCGQLNGAPAPSPANNLLLGSLPKAGGFPPLGAHGPFQPSPAPVPTPLAGWMSNPTTVAHPEVSGGAIGLGVPSIPAALKHPRTPPTNPSVDYPSGDSDHVSKRTRPMGMSDEVNLPVNVLSATFPGHGHGHGQAFNAPDDLPKTAMRTLNQGSSPMSMDFHPVQQTLLLVGTNVGDIALWEVGSRERLLMRNFKVWDLSACSMPFQAALVKDPGVSVYRVIWSPDGALFGVAYSRHIVQIYSYHSGDDVQQHLEIDAHVGGVNDLAFSHPNKQLCVITCGDDKTIKVWDAATGAKQYTFEGHEAPVYSVCPHYKENIQFIFSTALDGKIKAWLYDNLGSRVDYEAPGRWCTTMAYSADGTRLFSCGTSKDAESSIVEWNESEGAVKRTYQGFRKRSLGFVQFDTTKNRYLAAGDDFSIKFWDMDNIQLLTTVDADGGLPGSPRIRFNKDGALLAVSAKENGIKILANADGIRLLRTLENSLYDTSRTSEVMTKPTINPISAAAAAATSAALGERALSVNGDARNLGDVKPRISEESIDKSKIWKLTEINEPSQCRSLKLPENVRVNKISRLIYTNSGNAILALASNAIHLLWKWQRNDRNSTVKASASVQPQLWQPSSGILMTNDITDSNTEDAVPCFALSKNDSYVMSASGGKISLFNMMTFKTMTTFMPPPPAANFLAFHPQDNNIIAIGMDDSSIQIYNVRVDEVKSKLKGHTKRITGLAFSHVLNVLVSSGADAQICVWNTDGWEKQKSRFLQLPAGRTPPAQADTRVQFHQDQIRFLVVHETQLAIYEATKLECLKQWFPRDSSAPISHATFSCDSQLIYASFLDATVCVFSVSNLRLQCRINPSAYLSASVSSNVQPLVIAAHPQEPNQFAVGLSDGGVHVFEPLESEGKWGVPPPIENGSTSNMAATSVGASSDEAQR, via the exons ATGTCATCTCTAAGTAGGGAGTTGGTGTTCTTGATCTTGCAGTTTCTGGATGAGGAAAAGTTCAAAGAAACTGTTCACAA gctTGAGCAGGAGTCTGGGTTTTTCTTTAACATGAAATATTTTGAGGATGAAGTGCACAATGGTAATTGGGACGAGGTTGAGAGGTACCTCTCTGGTTTCACCAAAGTGGATGATAATAGGTATTCTATGAAGATATTTTTTGAGGTAATGAAGCAGAAGTACCTGGAGGCATTAGATAA GCATGATCGGTCCAAGGCTGTAGAAATATTAGTGAAGGATTTGAAAGTCTTTGCCACATTTAATGATGAACTGTTTAAGGAAATCACACAGCTTTTGACATTGGAGAATTTTAG GGAAAACGAGCAATTGTCTAAGTATTGTGATACAAAGTCTGCAAGGGCAATCATGTTGGTTGAGCTCAAAAAGTTGATTGAGGCCAATCCCTTATTTCATGACAAATTGCAATTTCCCAACCTTAAAAGCTCAAGGTTACGGACTCTAATCAATCAAAG cTTGAATTGGCAGCACCAACTTTGTAAGAATCCACGGCCAAATCCAgatataaaaactctttttgTGGATCATTCATGTGGACAACTAAATGGTGCACCGGCTCCATCACCTGCTAATAATCTGCTACTTGGATCATTACCAAAGGCCGGAGGATTTCCTCCTCTTGGTGCACATGGG CCTTTTCAACCTTCTCCAGCCCCTGTGCCAACACCCCTGGCTGGTTGGATGTCAAACCCAACCACTGTAGCACATCCTGAAGTTTCAGGAGGAGCTATAGGTCTTGGTGTGCCATCAATTCCTG CTGCTTTGAAGCACCCTAGGACCCCTCCAACTAATCCTTCTGTTGACTATCCATCTGGTGATTCAGATCATGTTTCTAAGAGAACAAGACCAATGGGAATGTCAGATGAG GTAAATCTGCCTGTCAATGTTTTGTCAGCAACGTTCCCTGGTCATGGTCATGGTCATGGTCAGGCTTTTAATGCCCCTGATGATTTGCCAAAGACTGCCATGCGAACTCTGAACCAAGGCTCATCTCCTATGAGCATGGACTTTCATCCGGTTCAACAGACACTGCTTCTTG TCGGTACGAATGTGGGGGACATTGCTTTGTGGGAAGTGGGCTCTAGGGAGCGGTTGCTCATGAGGAACTTTAAAGTTTGGGATCTTAGTGCTTGTTCAATGCCCTTTCAG GCTGCTCTTGTCAAAGATCCGGGTGTTTCTGTCTACCGTGTGATTTGGAGTCCTGATGGGGCTTTATTTG GAGTTGCTTACTCAAGGCACATCGTTCAGATATACTCTTACCATAGTGGGGATGATGTTCAACAGCATCTGGAG ATTGATGCTCATGTTGGTGGAGTAAATGATCTAGCGTTTTCTCACCCAAATAAGCAACTATGTGTCATAACCTGTGGTGATGATAAGACCATTAAG GTTTGGGATGCTGCTACGGGTGCGAAACAGTATACTTTCGAAGGTCATGAAGCTCCAGTTTATTCTGTCTGTCCGCATTATAAAGAAAACATTCAG TTCATCTTTTCAACGGCATTAGATGGAAAGATAAAAGcatggttatatgataatttgggATCTCGTGTTGATTATGAAGCTCCTGGACGTTGGTGTACAACCATGGCCTATAGTGCTGATGGTACAAG ACTCTTTTCATGTGGGACAAGTAAGGATGCGGAATCCTCTATTGTTGAGTGGAATGAAAGTGAAGGAGCTGTGAAAAGGACTTATCAAGGATTTCGGAAACGATCTTTGGGTTTTGTACAATTTGATACAACCAAAAACCGATATTTGGCTGCAGGTGATGATTTCTCCATTAAATTCTGGGATATGGACAATATTCAGCTTTTGACAACTGTTGATGCGGATGGGGGTCTCCCT GGAAGCCCACGAATCCGTTTTAACAAGGATGGAGCTCTTTTAGCTGTTTCTGCAAAAGAGAATGGAATTAAAATCTTAGCCAATGCAGATGGTATTCGTTTGTTACGCACATTAGAAAATTCTTTATATGATACATCAAGAACATCGGAAGTCATGACAAAG CCTACAATAAATCCAATTTCAGCAGCCGCCGCCGCCGCAACTAGTGCTGCACTTGGAGAGAGGGCCTTGTCTGTG AATGGGGATGCCCGGAACTTGGGTGATGTTAAACCTAGAATAAGTGAAGAATCCATTGATAAGTCAAAAATATGGAAGCTAACTGAAATCAATGAACCATCTCAATGCAGATCCTTGAAGCTACCTGAGAATGTCAGAGTGAACAag ATATCAAGGTTGATATATACTAATTCAGGTAATGCTATCCTGGCATTAGCTTCAAATGCCATTCATCTGCTCTGGAAATGGCAGCGAAATGACCGTAATTCAACTGTAAAG GCCTCTGCCAGCGTGCAACCCCAGTTGTGGCAACCTTCTAGTGGCATCCTGATGACTAATGACATTACTGATAGCAATACTGAGGATGCCGTTCCCTGCTTTGCTCTGTCGAAAAATGATTCTTATGTAATGTCAGCATCAGGAGGGAAGATTTCTCTGTTCAATATGATGACTTTTAAG ACAATGACGACATTCATGCCTCCGCCACCTGCAGCAAATTTTCTTGCTTTTCATCCTCAAGATAACAATATTATTGCTATAGGCATGGATGATTCTTccatacaaatatataatgtCCGCGTAGATGAG gTAAAAAGTAAACTTAAAGGCCATACTAAAAGAATAACTGGTCTTGCTTTTTCTCATGTGTTAAATGTGCTAGTTTCATCTGGGGCAGATGCTCAG ATTTGTGTGTGGAATACTGACGGATGGGAAAAGCAAAAGTCTAGATTCTTGCAACTTCCTGCTGGGAGGACTCCACCAGCACAAGCAGATACCCGTGTACAGTTTCATCAGGATCAGATCCGCTTCTTGGTTGTACATGAAACTCAGCTTGCCATTTATGAAGCAACAAAGCTAGAATGTTTAAAGCAG TGGTTCCCACGGGATTCATCAGCACCAATATCACATGCAACTTTCTCATGTGATAGCCAGCTCATATATGCCAGCTTTTTAGATGCAACAGTCTGTGTATTTAGTGTTTCAAACCTTAGATTACAGTGTCGAATCAATCCTTCTGCTTATCTTTCTGCAAGTGTCAG TTCTAACGTACAACCACTTGTTATTGCTGCACATCCTCAAGAACCAAACCAGTTTGCTGTAGGACTGTCAGATGGCGGAGTTCATGTCTTTGAGCCCCTTGAGTCTGAAGGCAAATGGGGTGTGCCTCCACCCATTGAGAATGGGTCAACGAGCAATATGGCAGCTACTTCAGTTGGAGCTTCTTCAGATGAAGCTCAGAGATGA
- the LOC114388166 gene encoding uncharacterized protein LOC114388166: MVAAACESETESGGTCCRCVTCKHPSTHFLLSQCPSLLNLITHALDIHKYNTFSSLSPDLSQRIFNNLVYSSYLTPASLQPFRDSALQDSYLGEYANAYGGGGAAAAAIVVDAWMDVISSQGSSLLKLLLQ, from the exons ATGGTAGCTGCAGCATGTGAGTCAGAGACAGAGTCAGG AGGAACATGTTGCAGATGTGTGACTTGCAAACATCCTTCTACTCATTTCCTCCTATCTCAATGTCCATCCTTGTTGAACTTAATCACTCACGCTCTG GACATACATAAATATAACACTTTTTCTTCACTCTCACCGGACTTGAGTCAGCGAATTTTTAACAATTTGGTTTACTCCTCCTATCTCACACCTGCTTCCCTCCAACCCTTTCGAGATTCTGCCCTCCAG GATAGTTACTTGGGAGAATATGCAAATGcatatggtggtggtggtgctgctgctgctgcaatTGTGGTTGATGCTTGGATGGATGTCATCTCATCACAGGGATCCTCTTTACTTAAACTTCTGCTTCAGTAG